The Chthoniobacterales bacterium genome includes a window with the following:
- the accD gene encoding acetyl-CoA carboxylase, carboxyltransferase subunit beta, whose amino-acid sequence MGIFSKPKIKTDNTKKKDMPEGLWQKCPSCGEVIHNLELEENSRVCPKCDHHFTQSARERIALLLDPGSFQERDARMASVDPLNFKGVSTYADRLRKYQKDTGLVDAVITGTGTLEGHRVSIAVMDFSFLAATMGSVVGEKITRAIELATAEGIPVIVVSASGGARMYEGMLSLMQMAKTSGALARHAQAKLPYLSILTNPTTAGVMASYASLGDLIIAEPKCMIGFAGPRVIKETTHQDLPPGFQTAEFLVEHGLVDLICDRRKMRSTLGKILTYFTPKRHAA is encoded by the coding sequence ATGGGTATTTTTTCCAAACCGAAAATCAAGACCGACAACACCAAGAAAAAAGATATGCCCGAAGGTCTCTGGCAAAAATGTCCGAGCTGCGGCGAGGTCATTCACAATCTCGAACTCGAGGAAAACAGCCGCGTCTGCCCCAAGTGCGACCACCATTTCACCCAGTCTGCGCGTGAACGCATCGCGTTGCTGCTCGACCCCGGCTCGTTTCAGGAGCGCGACGCCCGCATGGCCTCCGTCGATCCGCTGAATTTCAAAGGCGTCTCCACTTACGCCGACCGCCTCCGCAAATACCAGAAAGACACCGGCCTCGTGGACGCCGTCATCACCGGCACTGGCACGCTCGAAGGCCACCGCGTGAGCATCGCCGTGATGGATTTCTCATTTCTCGCCGCCACCATGGGCTCCGTCGTTGGGGAAAAAATCACCCGCGCCATCGAGCTTGCCACCGCCGAGGGCATCCCCGTCATCGTCGTCTCCGCCTCGGGCGGTGCGCGCATGTACGAGGGCATGTTGAGTCTCATGCAAATGGCCAAAACCAGCGGCGCGCTCGCCCGCCACGCCCAGGCGAAACTCCCCTATCTCTCCATCCTCACCAATCCGACGACCGCCGGCGTCATGGCCAGTTACGCCTCGCTCGGCGACCTGATTATTGCCGAACCCAAATGCATGATCGGCTTTGCCGGCCCGCGCGTGATCAAGGAAACCACGCACCAGGATTTGCCTCCGGGTTTCCAGACGGCGGAATTTCTCGTCGAGCACGGCCTCGTTGATCTCATTTGCGACCGCCGGAAAATGCGCAGCACCCTCGGGAAAATCCTCACC
- a CDS encoding ComF family protein, which yields MTFPTLQRWTQTAADLLIPPLCAGCQCRLESGWLCAKCTRLTRRVKPPFCQCCSHPFDGAIDTEFQCPNCQDRPMHFTCAVASRHAQGLVRNLIHDFKYNHREHLRRPLAGWLADTLDDSRMTATPIDALIPVPLHATRQRERGYNQARLLAEILAAEFHFPLLHTLKRVRRTQTQTSFDRAERMENLHDAFHVSQNTAVQNKHLVLVDDVLTTGSTLNECARVLLASGAASVRAICVARG from the coding sequence ATGACGTTTCCCACACTCCAACGCTGGACGCAGACGGCGGCGGATTTGTTGATCCCGCCACTCTGCGCCGGCTGCCAGTGTCGGCTCGAATCGGGCTGGCTATGCGCGAAATGCACCCGCCTCACGCGCCGGGTGAAGCCGCCGTTTTGCCAATGCTGCTCGCATCCGTTTGACGGCGCGATTGACACGGAATTTCAGTGTCCGAATTGTCAGGATCGGCCCATGCATTTCACCTGCGCCGTCGCGTCGCGTCACGCCCAGGGCCTCGTCCGCAACCTCATTCACGACTTCAAATACAATCACCGCGAGCACCTTCGCCGCCCGCTCGCCGGCTGGCTGGCGGACACGCTCGACGACTCGCGGATGACTGCGACTCCCATCGACGCGCTCATTCCCGTGCCGCTCCACGCCACGCGCCAGCGCGAGCGTGGTTACAATCAGGCCCGGCTCCTCGCCGAAATTCTCGCGGCCGAGTTCCATTTTCCCTTGCTCCATACGTTGAAACGCGTCCGCCGCACCCAGACGCAAACCTCCTTTGACCGGGCCGAGCGCATGGAAAACTTGCACGATGCCTTTCACGTGAGTCAGAATACGGCTGTGCAAAACAAACACCTCGTTCTCGTCGATGACGTCCTGACCACCGGGTCCACGCTCAACGAGTGCGCCCGCGTCCTGCTCGCCAGCGGGGCTGCCAGCGTCCGCGCCATCTGCGTGGCAAGGGGCTGA
- a CDS encoding CPBP family intramembrane glutamic endopeptidase — translation MKDSLKILVYFAAVVLFGALLAPWLFWAGNWLGHQHHWLRILHESDFQRYFHRAILIAAVVLLVPICRWLHLPGAKVLFAQNDPTPLKNLVIGFLLAFFVLTALVFGLIHFDYWNWKSPLPWSRVQSVVLTAIVAPVIEEYFFRGALTKLVTRSSNRWWALIFVSALYAVVHFLKPMDTVIAAKSVTWLSGFHLIPLSFERFSHPQLVLAGCGTLFILGCTLGYAAMKTRGLWFSIGLHSGVILSKFSFTKLAKYDVKRNAMPWFDTDLTIGFGALGVMLLLFVLVWLTLRKNSAR, via the coding sequence TTGAAAGACAGCCTTAAAATCCTCGTTTACTTCGCTGCCGTCGTGTTGTTTGGCGCACTGCTGGCCCCGTGGCTTTTCTGGGCGGGCAACTGGCTGGGGCATCAGCATCACTGGCTGCGGATTCTCCATGAGAGCGACTTTCAGCGGTATTTTCACCGCGCAATATTGATCGCAGCGGTGGTGTTACTAGTGCCGATCTGCCGCTGGCTGCATTTGCCCGGCGCGAAAGTGCTCTTCGCTCAAAACGATCCAACTCCGCTCAAAAATTTAGTCATCGGCTTCCTCCTGGCGTTCTTCGTTCTGACGGCGCTCGTCTTTGGGCTGATCCATTTCGATTACTGGAACTGGAAAAGTCCCCTCCCCTGGAGCCGCGTCCAAAGCGTGGTTTTGACCGCCATCGTCGCGCCCGTGATCGAGGAATATTTCTTCCGCGGCGCGCTGACCAAGCTCGTCACCCGCTCGTCGAATCGCTGGTGGGCGCTGATCTTCGTCTCGGCGCTCTACGCCGTCGTCCACTTCCTGAAACCGATGGACACCGTCATCGCCGCCAAGTCCGTCACCTGGCTTTCCGGGTTCCATTTGATTCCCCTTTCCTTCGAACGTTTCTCGCATCCGCAGCTCGTCCTCGCCGGCTGCGGCACGCTCTTCATCCTCGGCTGCACGCTCGGTTACGCGGCCATGAAAACGCGCGGTTTGTGGTTCTCCATCGGCCTGCATTCGGGGGTGATCCTGAGCAAATTTTCCTTCACCAAACTGGCGAAATATGACGTGAAACGAAACGCGATGCCGTGGTTCGACACCGACCTGACCATCGGTTTCGGAGCACTCGGCGTGATGCTTTTGCTCTTCGTTTTAGTCTGGCTGACGCTCCGCAAAAACTCCGCGCGATGA
- the bioA gene encoding adenosylmethionine--8-amino-7-oxononanoate transaminase, with protein sequence MPTPSEVIALDKAHGWHPFTPMAQWCDPAHEPLVIVSGDGPYLFDSNGNRYLDGNSSIWTNIHGHRHPKINAAIAAQLEKIAHVSFLGFTHPLAAELGARLCGFFPDNTLTRCFFSDDGSTAMEVALKMSAQFWEMTGQPQRTRFVSFRSAYHGDTRGAASLGDIPLFRGGLGAQDFPAARVSSLEELSRIEANDVAGIVIEPIIQGVAGMKPWPVGMLAELRKWTESNGTHLILDEVMTGFGRTGKMFACQHEDVIPDFLCLAKGLTGGYLPMAATLTNETIFRAFQGDVSRTFFYGHSYTANPLGCAAAMASLDVFEEEKTLENLQPKIAFLGEKLAELGRNHAVSFRQCGFVAGIDVPPGTGAKVCLASRAHGLLTRPIRDTVVLMLPLCVSLAQIAESVAALDSALHEAESR encoded by the coding sequence ATGCCGACTCCGAGTGAAGTCATTGCGCTGGACAAGGCGCACGGCTGGCACCCGTTTACTCCGATGGCGCAGTGGTGCGATCCGGCGCATGAGCCGCTGGTCATCGTTAGTGGCGACGGGCCCTATTTATTCGACTCGAATGGAAATCGTTACCTCGATGGAAATTCCTCGATCTGGACGAATATCCACGGGCATCGGCATCCGAAAATCAACGCGGCCATCGCGGCCCAGCTTGAGAAAATTGCGCACGTTTCGTTTCTCGGTTTCACCCATCCACTGGCGGCGGAACTCGGCGCTCGGCTCTGCGGTTTCTTTCCAGATAACACTCTAACTCGCTGCTTTTTTTCCGACGACGGCTCCACTGCGATGGAAGTCGCCTTGAAAATGTCGGCGCAGTTTTGGGAAATGACCGGCCAGCCGCAGCGGACGCGGTTTGTGAGTTTTCGGTCGGCGTATCACGGCGACACGCGCGGCGCAGCGAGCTTGGGAGACATCCCGCTTTTTCGCGGAGGACTCGGGGCGCAGGATTTTCCAGCGGCGCGGGTTTCCAGTCTGGAGGAGCTGTCCCGCATCGAGGCGAATGACGTCGCAGGCATCGTCATCGAACCCATCATTCAAGGCGTCGCCGGCATGAAACCGTGGCCGGTGGGAATGCTGGCGGAACTGCGCAAATGGACAGAATCGAATGGAACTCACCTCATTTTGGACGAGGTGATGACGGGCTTTGGGCGCACCGGGAAAATGTTTGCCTGCCAGCACGAGGACGTGATTCCCGACTTTCTCTGCCTCGCCAAAGGACTCACCGGCGGCTACCTCCCGATGGCTGCGACGCTGACCAATGAGACGATTTTTCGCGCTTTCCAAGGCGATGTCAGCCGGACGTTTTTCTACGGCCACAGCTACACCGCAAACCCGCTGGGTTGCGCCGCCGCGATGGCGAGTCTGGATGTTTTCGAAGAGGAAAAAACGCTGGAAAACTTGCAGCCAAAGATCGCTTTCCTCGGAGAAAAACTGGCCGAGTTAGGGCGTAATCACGCGGTCAGCTTTCGCCAATGCGGCTTCGTCGCCGGGATCGACGTCCCGCCCGGAACCGGCGCGAAAGTCTGCCTCGCCTCCCGCGCTCATGGATTGCTCACGCGCCCGATTCGCGACACCGTCGTCCTCATGCTGCCGCTCTGCGTCTCGCTCGCGCAGATTGCAGAATCCGTCGCTGCGCTCGATAGTGCCCTCCATGAAGCCGAATCTCGTTAA
- the yacG gene encoding DNA gyrase inhibitor YacG has translation MKPNLVKCPICGKENEFFSEPTGPFCSARCKNVDLYGWLKEEYVISEPLRPDHLAEYEELSGEDLDRP, from the coding sequence ATGAAGCCGAATCTCGTTAAATGCCCCATTTGCGGGAAGGAAAATGAGTTTTTCTCCGAGCCGACCGGGCCGTTTTGCTCGGCACGTTGCAAGAATGTCGATCTCTACGGCTGGCTCAAGGAGGAATATGTCATTAGCGAGCCGCTGCGCCCCGATCATCTCGCCGAATACGAGGAATTGTCGGGCGAGGATCTCGACCGGCCTTAA
- a CDS encoding type II toxin-antitoxin system VapB family antitoxin has product MAMKMTMHIDDDLLRSVMAEYGCDSKTEAVEMALREADRRAKLKKFATAGLGFTADELRDAVEPDYDVMSLRVAEAPARYGKSGSSDAR; this is encoded by the coding sequence ATGGCAATGAAAATGACCATGCATATCGACGACGACTTGTTAAGAAGCGTGATGGCGGAATATGGCTGCGACTCCAAGACGGAAGCCGTGGAGATGGCTTTGCGCGAAGCAGACCGGCGAGCCAAATTGAAAAAATTTGCCACCGCTGGCCTCGGCTTCACCGCCGACGAATTGCGCGATGCCGTGGAGCCCGATTACGATGTCATGAGCCTGCGCGTAGCCGAGGCGCCTGCCCGATATGGAAAATCTGGAAGCTCCGACGCTCGTTGA
- a CDS encoding PIN domain-containing protein — protein sequence MRKGLDPAETLTQTVSLTDLATCGMVRLEVLRGVKNPRVRDKLSSFFDVLQNVPTDNRLWEEAASLAWKLDRVGRVLPAQDILIAASAMRVGAVVLTADAHFQNIPGLRVNKWVD from the coding sequence ATGCGCAAAGGGCTCGACCCGGCGGAGACGCTGACGCAGACCGTGTCGCTGACCGATCTGGCGACGTGCGGCATGGTGCGCCTGGAGGTGCTGCGCGGGGTGAAAAATCCCCGTGTGCGCGACAAGCTCTCCAGCTTTTTCGATGTGCTGCAAAATGTCCCCACCGACAACCGGCTCTGGGAAGAGGCGGCCAGTCTCGCCTGGAAACTCGACCGCGTGGGGCGTGTGCTGCCCGCGCAGGATATTCTCATTGCCGCGTCCGCCATGCGGGTGGGTGCGGTGGTGCTGACGGCGGATGCTCATTTCCAAAACATCCCCGGTTTGCGTGTGAATAAATGGGTGGACTAA
- a CDS encoding MBL fold metallo-hydrolase, whose amino-acid sequence MAAAEEIQEVQPGVHLWQAYSAQAKVEITSHAVGCGGMLYLVDPIRLTHSGLSQLEELPAKVSAILLTNGNHERDSAFYRDRYGVPVFAHPEAAAEISIGTEPFPDGLNGLEVLTLPGAGAGEVGFYFPQKKLLILGDIVINLDSFSFAPLPDKYATDAKQMRRSLQLLTTLDVSTICFAHGLPVRGETSKRLAALVD is encoded by the coding sequence ATGGCTGCCGCCGAGGAAATTCAGGAAGTCCAGCCCGGCGTCCATCTCTGGCAGGCCTATTCGGCGCAAGCCAAAGTCGAGATCACCAGCCACGCGGTGGGCTGCGGCGGAATGCTTTATTTGGTCGATCCGATTCGACTAACACATTCGGGTTTGAGTCAATTGGAGGAGTTGCCGGCGAAGGTGTCAGCGATTCTTCTAACCAATGGAAACCACGAGCGCGACTCTGCGTTTTATCGCGACCGCTACGGCGTTCCCGTCTTCGCGCATCCTGAGGCGGCGGCGGAAATTTCCATCGGGACTGAGCCATTTCCCGACGGCCTGAATGGATTGGAAGTCCTAACACTTCCCGGAGCGGGAGCGGGGGAAGTCGGGTTCTATTTCCCTCAAAAGAAACTGCTCATCCTCGGCGACATCGTGATCAATCTCGACTCGTTCTCCTTCGCTCCCCTGCCCGACAAATACGCCACCGACGCCAAGCAAATGCGGCGCAGTCTGCAACTGCTAACAACGCTCGATGTGAGCACGATCTGCTTCGCCCACGGCCTGCCAGTTCGAGGCGAAACCTCAAAACGGCTCGCCGCACTGGTGGATTAG
- a CDS encoding thioredoxin family protein has protein sequence MKLLALLLIGLLSPVFAAVEVGKPAENFTLTDTQGKTHSLTDFKGKFVVLEWYNPDCPFVRKHYDSSNMQTLQKTYVNKGVVWLSINSSATGKQGNYSPEEYNKIAAEKKTSPTALLLDHDGKVGHLYGAKTTPHIFIINPEGNLIYQGGIDNKPSADPADIATAENYVKSTLDAAMAGNPVTVSTSKPYGCGVKY, from the coding sequence ATGAAACTCCTCGCCCTCCTTCTCATCGGACTTCTTTCGCCTGTGTTTGCGGCAGTGGAAGTCGGCAAACCCGCGGAAAATTTCACCCTCACCGACACGCAGGGAAAGACGCATTCGCTGACTGATTTCAAAGGCAAGTTTGTGGTCCTCGAATGGTATAACCCGGATTGCCCATTTGTTAGGAAACACTACGACAGCTCCAACATGCAGACGCTGCAAAAGACCTATGTTAACAAAGGCGTCGTCTGGCTTTCCATCAACTCCTCCGCCACTGGCAAGCAGGGTAACTATTCTCCCGAGGAGTATAACAAAATCGCCGCTGAGAAGAAGACCTCCCCCACGGCGCTATTGTTAGATCACGATGGCAAAGTTGGCCATCTCTACGGTGCGAAAACGACTCCGCACATCTTCATCATTAACCCCGAGGGCAACCTCATTTACCAGGGCGGCATTGATAACAAACCGTCCGCCGATCCCGCCGACATCGCGACTGCGGAGAACTATGTGAAGTCAACACTCGACGCCGCCATGGCGGGCAATCCGGTCACTGTTAGTACGTCGAAGCCCTACGGCTGCGGAGTTAAATACTAA
- a CDS encoding protein-disulfide reductase DsbD domain-containing protein, which produces MATLWPAQAQNYQGKTLVEPRLIADTTQVQAGKPFRVGVLLKMAEGWHTYWRYPGDSGLPTKIEWTLPPGFVAGELQWPAPTVDNEDGGLQVYVYSGEVLLFATVTPPKDWNGTPVEIGAKASWLVCEKLCVPGKAELQLTIPGNQENRAEFERYEKRIPERAPSLKVEWKSTGKALEFFIAGPIGDGSETNYFPNPPDGVLVGHPTLQQTGNGLTVTIPLLDGSEPAKKIPGVLQTADGSFIEMVGEKTPSATQATPASTSSLTLLPALLFGFIGGLILNLMPCVLPVISLKMFSFVKQAGESRQRVFRLGLAFAGGMFAWFLGIGVVLLILRSTGREISWAQQFQNPWFNIGIAVLIFLFALNLLGVYEITLPGSATTKLDDTGDGYGGAFFQGVFATILGTPCTAPYLGTTLAFALTQPAPALLSVFAAIALGMSAPYLLLCANPGWMRFLPKPGLWMVRLKEFMGFLLLATLLWFVWIVGRQLGIDAIVFLGALLLLCGLGAWIYGAFLTPVASPGSRRFGVIALLVVLGGIAVTLGWFRPVKETPVGQKSFAAELDRALAGERIVFVDFTADWCLSCKVNKRVAIDSAAVQQVFREKNVLFLEGDWTNGDPEITRVLKQYGRAGVPLYLIYPADRSRPAVVLPELLTPQTVLDALGRL; this is translated from the coding sequence ATGGCAACGCTCTGGCCGGCGCAGGCGCAGAATTATCAGGGGAAGACGCTCGTAGAGCCGCGTCTCATTGCCGACACGACGCAGGTGCAGGCGGGAAAGCCATTTCGTGTGGGCGTGCTCCTGAAAATGGCGGAGGGCTGGCACACGTATTGGCGGTATCCGGGCGATTCGGGCTTGCCGACGAAGATCGAATGGACGCTCCCGCCGGGGTTTGTCGCGGGGGAGTTGCAATGGCCCGCGCCCACGGTGGACAACGAGGACGGCGGCTTGCAGGTGTATGTTTACTCGGGCGAGGTGCTGCTCTTTGCGACGGTGACACCGCCGAAGGATTGGAATGGAACTCCCGTGGAAATTGGGGCGAAGGCGTCTTGGCTGGTCTGCGAGAAACTCTGCGTGCCGGGCAAGGCGGAACTGCAACTAACCATCCCGGGGAATCAGGAAAACAGAGCGGAGTTTGAGCGGTATGAAAAGCGCATCCCGGAGCGTGCGCCCAGTCTAAAAGTGGAATGGAAGAGCACTGGGAAGGCGCTGGAGTTCTTTATCGCCGGGCCCATCGGTGACGGCTCGGAAACGAATTATTTTCCCAATCCACCGGATGGCGTGCTCGTGGGACATCCGACTTTGCAGCAAACCGGCAATGGATTGACGGTCACCATTCCCCTGCTCGACGGCAGCGAGCCCGCCAAGAAAATTCCGGGCGTCCTGCAAACTGCGGATGGGAGTTTCATCGAAATGGTCGGCGAGAAAACCCCTAGCGCCACTCAAGCCACACCAGCTTCGACCTCCAGCCTCACCCTGCTCCCGGCGCTGCTTTTCGGCTTCATCGGCGGGCTGATCCTGAACCTCATGCCCTGCGTGCTGCCGGTGATTTCGCTGAAGATGTTTTCATTCGTCAAACAAGCGGGCGAGTCGCGGCAGCGCGTGTTTCGGCTCGGGCTCGCCTTTGCTGGCGGCATGTTTGCGTGGTTTCTCGGCATCGGCGTGGTACTGCTGATTTTGCGTTCGACCGGACGGGAAATCTCGTGGGCGCAGCAGTTTCAAAACCCATGGTTTAACATCGGGATCGCCGTGCTCATTTTCCTCTTCGCTCTGAATCTGCTCGGCGTTTACGAGATCACCCTGCCCGGCAGCGCCACGACGAAACTGGACGACACGGGCGACGGCTACGGCGGGGCGTTTTTCCAGGGCGTCTTTGCGACGATCCTCGGGACGCCCTGCACGGCGCCGTATCTGGGGACGACGCTGGCTTTTGCGCTCACCCAGCCCGCGCCGGCGCTGCTCTCGGTGTTCGCCGCCATCGCCCTCGGAATGAGCGCGCCCTATCTGCTGCTCTGCGCGAATCCGGGCTGGATGCGATTTCTGCCAAAGCCGGGTCTCTGGATGGTGCGGCTGAAGGAATTCATGGGGTTTCTCCTGCTCGCGACGCTGCTTTGGTTTGTCTGGATCGTGGGGCGTCAACTCGGCATCGACGCCATCGTTTTCCTCGGCGCGCTGCTCCTGCTCTGCGGATTGGGCGCGTGGATTTATGGGGCGTTTCTCACGCCGGTCGCGTCGCCGGGAAGCCGCAGATTTGGCGTGATCGCACTGTTAGTCGTCCTCGGCGGCATCGCGGTGACGCTGGGCTGGTTTCGTCCGGTGAAAGAAACGCCAGTCGGGCAGAAAAGTTTTGCAGCCGAGTTGGATCGCGCTCTGGCTGGCGAACGGATTGTCTTCGTCGATTTCACCGCCGACTGGTGTCTTTCCTGCAAGGTCAACAAGCGCGTCGCCATCGATTCCGCCGCCGTGCAGCAGGTGTTTCGAGAGAAAAACGTCCTCTTTCTCGAAGGCGACTGGACCAACGGCGACCCGGAAATTACCCGCGTGCTGAAGCAATATGGACGCGCCGGAGTGCCACTCTACCTGATCTATCCAGCGGACCGTTCGCGGCCGGCGGTGGTGCTTCCAGAATTGCTCACGCCGCAGACGGTGCTTGATGCCTTGGGACGACTTTGA